A genomic window from Parvularcula sp. LCG005 includes:
- a CDS encoding YadA-like family protein, whose product MLLTSASQGALAAQSQDNIISACSGVSLPPSVVTDIMAPTLEDIVGPIETYLNNALSILETPFITFPDLSTDVSGPLADAAAGDPITLQALSLNGTLITSADDCVETADGYMLDDSSGLAIGGNRISGLGDEGRLAVSGEIDSIALGNGAETDASAAASIAIGTDSLVGASATGGVALGASATVTAANSVAIGAGSSSLRGAVASYSAPALTALQTSVGEVSIGSAGAERQLTNLAPGSADTDAVNVAQLTRVSDNVDLVSTQVGTLTFDLTALSDISVQYTDITRRQIDLGDGVNPVTVTNLADGAIASGSRDAVSGGQLYTVRTDLDDLTLQVDVVSTDLSTLNTAFGNVSDDVDLLNDLAVQYVSSARTAIVLGDGVQPVSVSNLADGAVDATSSDAVNGAQLFATNSALSVLSGDLFGLTGALTALDDVVVRYTDAGQTSVLLGDGLVPVRLNGLADGTIGAGATDAITGNQLNALGQDIARLISSSSTYDALTNTVLAQLDYGGSTYTDVQSVIGEIETYLLSLATTSSGGGDGASRYFNSTSVAPDSEARGTDSTAIGPSALADADGAIAAGRNTKAMSENSVAIGDGAEARDGKAVSIGFANVASGDGAVAIGDPNFATGDGAIALGKDNEATGAGAVALGNTNMAVGSGSLSIGELNTTNGETAIALGRMNMVSGNGAIAVGSNNRVTGNRSFAMGSNVQVTSDDTFAIGNDTRASGASSTAVGNMAEANGERSTAFGATASADGGYSLAVGDNAAALALESTALGARSTASGLKSLAVGERVRATADFATALGTEAAALDLFTLAVGQSARAESYGSTALGFRALSTAVGSVAIGPGSIASSEGSVALGGLTEAKRGAQTDYVAFGLAGLQRSASEVAVGQNISFIGPDGLPTPIAGRQITGVAPGSEGWDAVNVDQLRGIAEILGHALATGFGGGAFYDAALGQVTGPVFTINGADYGTVSSALNAITAMTGTGTGTAADSASPLGVTYDNGALTQLTLAGTSGTRLTNLAAGQVQIGSTDAVTGEQLFGLQQQIGGQNDDIAQLQSTLGALSAPTGLNPITYVDETDGATPSALTTNHVRLQGNGEDAVTISNVAEGRVAAGSTDAVNGQQLKETNDRIDLAALAAETAVEQSRLAVRYDSDDRNSVSLGTVGQPVRVRNVAPGVAPTDGVNVAQLNQGMMDAVHASMAYTDQRVALLTNELGDVRRRANAGTATALAAASLPQATQSGKGVLALGVAHYDGQNGIAVGFSRAMHDARTLVRVGGTYDSQGRFGTAAGVGWQF is encoded by the coding sequence ATGTTACTGACGAGCGCCTCCCAAGGGGCGCTCGCTGCGCAGTCGCAGGATAATATCATCAGCGCCTGTTCTGGTGTGTCGCTGCCGCCCTCAGTCGTGACCGACATCATGGCGCCAACGCTTGAGGATATTGTGGGGCCGATTGAAACCTATCTGAACAATGCCCTCAGTATTCTGGAAACGCCCTTCATCACCTTTCCCGATCTGTCCACCGATGTTTCCGGCCCCCTCGCCGATGCTGCTGCGGGAGACCCGATCACGCTTCAGGCGCTGAGCCTCAACGGGACGCTGATCACCTCGGCTGACGACTGTGTTGAAACAGCCGATGGCTACATGCTGGATGACAGCAGCGGGCTAGCCATTGGCGGTAACCGGATTTCCGGGCTTGGTGATGAGGGGCGGCTGGCGGTCAGTGGAGAGATCGACTCGATCGCCCTGGGCAATGGTGCGGAGACTGACGCCAGCGCCGCCGCGTCCATTGCAATCGGTACGGATAGTCTTGTGGGGGCGAGTGCGACGGGCGGCGTGGCCCTTGGGGCATCAGCCACGGTGACAGCCGCAAACAGTGTCGCCATCGGCGCCGGGTCTTCGAGCCTGCGGGGCGCGGTCGCATCCTACAGCGCGCCAGCGCTGACAGCGCTGCAGACATCAGTAGGCGAAGTCTCGATCGGCAGCGCTGGGGCCGAACGCCAGTTGACGAATCTGGCGCCGGGGTCAGCCGACACGGACGCGGTCAACGTCGCTCAGCTCACCCGTGTGTCGGACAATGTAGATCTCGTCTCGACCCAGGTCGGCACTTTGACATTCGATCTGACGGCATTGAGTGATATCAGCGTACAGTACACGGATATTACCCGGCGACAAATTGACCTTGGCGATGGTGTCAATCCTGTCACGGTCACCAATCTGGCCGATGGGGCAATCGCGTCAGGGTCGAGGGATGCCGTCAGTGGGGGGCAATTGTATACGGTCCGGACTGATCTCGATGATCTGACGTTACAAGTGGATGTGGTGTCGACGGATCTCTCAACGCTAAACACCGCGTTCGGCAATGTCAGCGACGATGTAGACCTGTTGAACGATCTCGCCGTGCAATATGTTTCGTCTGCCCGGACAGCCATCGTGCTCGGCGACGGTGTGCAGCCTGTGTCCGTTTCGAACCTCGCCGATGGGGCGGTAGACGCAACGTCCAGCGATGCGGTCAATGGTGCGCAGCTCTTTGCTACGAACAGTGCGCTGTCGGTCCTCTCCGGCGATCTGTTCGGGCTGACAGGCGCGCTGACGGCGCTGGATGATGTGGTCGTTCGGTATACGGATGCCGGGCAGACATCCGTCTTGCTGGGCGACGGGTTGGTTCCCGTCCGGTTGAATGGTCTGGCGGACGGGACGATCGGGGCGGGGGCCACGGATGCCATTACGGGCAACCAGCTCAATGCGCTCGGCCAGGATATCGCCCGGCTGATCAGTTCTTCGTCGACCTATGATGCACTGACAAATACGGTGTTGGCGCAGCTCGATTACGGCGGATCAACTTACACGGACGTTCAGTCCGTTATCGGTGAGATTGAAACCTACCTGTTGTCTCTGGCGACCACGTCGTCAGGAGGTGGTGATGGAGCGAGCCGCTATTTCAATTCAACATCCGTCGCCCCCGATTCCGAGGCGCGGGGAACGGACTCGACGGCTATTGGGCCCAGCGCCCTTGCGGATGCGGACGGTGCCATTGCGGCGGGCCGAAATACCAAGGCCATGTCGGAAAACTCTGTGGCCATTGGTGACGGTGCCGAGGCCCGGGACGGAAAGGCTGTGTCCATCGGCTTTGCCAACGTGGCGTCCGGCGACGGGGCCGTGGCGATTGGTGACCCCAACTTCGCCACCGGTGACGGCGCGATCGCGCTGGGTAAGGACAATGAGGCGACAGGCGCAGGGGCTGTGGCTCTTGGTAACACCAACATGGCCGTGGGTTCGGGCAGCCTCTCGATTGGTGAGTTGAACACGACGAATGGGGAAACGGCAATTGCCTTGGGTCGCATGAATATGGTCAGCGGAAATGGCGCTATTGCTGTCGGCTCAAATAACCGCGTGACCGGGAACCGCTCATTTGCCATGGGCTCAAACGTTCAGGTCACGTCCGATGACACGTTCGCGATCGGCAATGATACGCGGGCATCGGGGGCCAGTTCCACGGCGGTTGGTAATATGGCCGAAGCCAACGGTGAACGCTCGACCGCTTTTGGCGCAACAGCATCGGCCGATGGTGGATATTCGCTGGCCGTTGGCGACAACGCCGCCGCGCTGGCGCTTGAATCGACGGCCCTGGGGGCGCGCTCTACGGCGTCGGGTCTCAAATCCCTCGCGGTGGGGGAGCGGGTGCGCGCGACAGCAGATTTTGCCACGGCTCTCGGCACTGAGGCGGCGGCCCTTGATCTCTTCACTCTCGCGGTTGGGCAGAGCGCCCGCGCGGAAAGCTATGGCAGTACAGCATTGGGCTTTCGGGCGCTGTCGACCGCTGTCGGTTCTGTGGCGATCGGGCCTGGCTCCATTGCCTCATCGGAGGGGTCAGTTGCTCTTGGTGGTCTGACCGAAGCCAAACGCGGTGCACAGACCGATTATGTGGCTTTCGGGCTTGCCGGCCTGCAGCGCTCAGCATCTGAAGTGGCGGTCGGGCAGAATATCTCCTTCATCGGCCCCGATGGTCTGCCCACCCCCATCGCCGGGCGACAGATCACCGGTGTTGCCCCGGGCAGTGAGGGGTGGGACGCAGTCAATGTCGACCAGTTGCGCGGTATTGCGGAAATTCTCGGCCATGCACTGGCGACGGGCTTTGGCGGTGGCGCCTTCTATGATGCAGCCCTCGGCCAGGTCACCGGACCTGTCTTCACCATCAACGGCGCGGATTACGGCACGGTATCGTCGGCTCTCAACGCCATCACCGCGATGACGGGAACAGGGACAGGCACCGCGGCCGATAGCGCTTCGCCCCTTGGCGTAACCTATGACAATGGGGCACTGACCCAGCTGACGCTCGCCGGGACCAGCGGCACGCGCCTGACCAATCTGGCGGCCGGGCAGGTGCAGATCGGCTCAACCGACGCCGTTACCGGTGAACAGCTTTTTGGGCTGCAGCAACAGATCGGTGGGCAGAATGATGATATCGCCCAGTTGCAGAGCACGCTTGGGGCTCTATCCGCGCCCACCGGTCTGAACCCCATCACCTATGTGGATGAGACCGATGGCGCGACGCCGTCGGCTCTGACGACCAACCATGTGCGCCTGCAGGGCAATGGCGAAGACGCGGTGACGATCAGCAATGTGGCCGAGGGACGCGTCGCGGCGGGCTCTACCGATGCGGTGAACGGACAGCAGCTCAAAGAGACTAATGATCGTATTGATCTTGCGGCTCTGGCGGCAGAGACAGCTGTTGAGCAGTCCCGTCTCGCCGTCCGCTATGACAGTGATGATCGGAATTCAGTGTCATTGGGGACAGTGGGGCAGCCGGTCCGCGTCCGGAATGTTGCACCAGGGGTCGCCCCGACGGACGGCGTGAATGTTGCGCAACTCAATCAGGGGATGATGGACGCGGTCCATGCATCGATGGCGTATACCGATCAACGTGTCGCGCTCCTGACGAATGAGCTAGGCGACGTCCGCCGCCGCGCCAATGCCGGGACGGCGACAGCCCTGGCGGCGGCCAGCCTGCCCCAGGCGACCCAGTCCGGCAAAGGCGTCCTCGCCCTTGGCGTTGCCCATTACGATGGCCAGAACGGTATCGCCGTCGGTTTTTCTCGGGCGATGCATGACGCGCGCACGCTGGTCCGCGTGGGCGGCACTTATGACTCCCAGGGGCGGTTCGGCACCGCCGCCGGTGTCGGGTGGCAGTTCTGA